From a single Glycine soja cultivar W05 chromosome 19, ASM419377v2, whole genome shotgun sequence genomic region:
- the LOC114400179 gene encoding FAD synthase → MEIDKAIRECDDRRLQTKYNNATYVVQRALALYSIEEVAFSFNGGKDSTVLLHILRAGYFLHKKGQNSANGDLKDFPIRTIYFESPCAFPEINSFTYDTAATYGLQIDTISLDFKSGLEALLKEKPIRAIFLGVRIGDPTAVGQEQFSPSSPGWPPFMRVNPILDWSYRDVWAFLLTCKVNYCSLYDQGYTSIGSIYDTVPNSLLCISNSSNKFKPAYLLADGRLERAGRAKRPSTSTGGQHPAESNGLTSQDSLKNSMLTASIIAVGDEILFGIVEDQLGPYLCRKLHCIGWSVFQHSVVHNNIDSVAEEVERQKSKSDMVFIYGGVGPLHSDVSIAGIAKAFGVRLAPDEEFEEYLRHIIGDQCTGDRNEMAQLPEGITELWHHDKLSVPLIKCENVIILSATNVPELEKQWDCWIELAKSSDLLALLEPYVSKDVTTNLSDVEIAQPLSKLCLEFPDLYIGCYRKARYGSLIVSFKGKDLTRIESAIKALHKKFQPSAFVEMN, encoded by the exons ATGGAGATCGATAAGGCAATTAGAGAGTGTGACGATCGAAGACTTCAGACCAAGTACAACAACGCTACCTATGTTGTTCAGAGAGCTTTGGCTTTGTATTC TATTGAGGAGGTTGCCTTCAGTTTCAATGGAGGAAAGGATTCAACG GTTTTGTTGCACATACTCAGGGCTGGCTATTTCTTGCACAAAAAGGGGCAAAATAGTGCAAATGGGGATCTAAAAGATTTTCCAATTCGAACAATATATTTTGAGAGTCCTTGTGCATTCCCAGAAATCAATTCATTTACCTATGATACTGCTGCCAC CTATGGGTTGCAAATTGACACCATTAGCTTAGATTTCAAGTCTGGTTTGGAGGCTTTGCTAAAGGAAAAACCGATTCGAGCTATCTTCCTTGGAGTTCGAATTGGAGACCCTACTGCG GTTGGTCAAGAACAATTCTCCCCTAGTTCGCCTGGGTGGCCACCTTTCATGAGGGTGAATCCCATTTTAGATTGGTCATACAG AGATGTGTGGGCCTTCCTTTTAACTTGCAAGGTGAACTATTGCAGCCTTTATGATCAAGG TTATACTTCAATTGGGAGCATATACGACACAGTTCCCAACTCATTATTATGCATTAGCAATTCTTCCAATAAATTCAAACCTGCGTATTTACTTGCTGACGGAAGATTAGAGAGGGCAGGGAGGGCTAAAAGGCCATCTACTTCAACTGGTGGACAACATCCTGCAGAGAGCAATGGCCTGACTAGCCAGGATTCACTTAAAAACAGCATGCTCACAGCATCAATCATTGCTGTGGGAGATGAGATTCT GTTTGGCATTGTTGAGGATCAGTTGGGACCTTATTTGTGTAGGAAACTGCATTGCATTGGTTGGTCTGTGTTTCAACATTCTGTTGTGCACAACAAT ATAGATTCTGTGGCCGAAGAAGTTGAGAGACAAAAATCTAAAAGTGATATG GTATTTATATATGGAGGTGTAGGTCCACTGCATTCAGATGTTAGCATAGCAGGCATTGCAAAAGCTTTTGGTGTTCGTTTG GCTCCAgatgaagaatttgaagaataTCTCAGGCATATTATTGGTGATCAATGTACTGGTGACCGGAATGAG ATGGCTCAATTGCCTGAGGGCATAACTGAATTATGGCATCATGACAAATTGTCTGTGCCCTTG ATCAAGTGTGAAAATGTAATAATTCTTAGTGCAACAAATGTTCCAGAGCTGGAAAAGCAGTGGGACTGTTGGATTGAATTAGCAAAATCTAGTGATCTACTAGCATTGCTGGAACCATATGTATCAAAGGACGTGACAACTAATCTGTCAGAT GTTGAAATTGCTCAACCTCTATCAAAGCTTTGCCTTGAATTTCCAGACCTTTATATTG GTTGTTACCGCAAAGCCAGATATGGATCTCTTATAGTAAGCTTCAAAGGAAAG GACCTAACACGCATTGAATCAGCTATAAAAGCATTACACAAGAAGTTTCAACCCAGTGCTTTCGTTGAGATGAACTAG